A stretch of DNA from Bacteroidota bacterium:
ACAAAAAAAGTATATTCTGGAAAAGCATTTGCCGATATTCAAATTAATACTGAAATTAAAATACTTACTCTCAATCAAAACTCATATAAATTAGTTGAAAATTCTGTAGATTCGCAGAAAGAAGAATTTCAGCCTACAATTAAAGATAGTGATTTTGGAAGCAAACCGATTGAACTTAAAAAGTCTCAAGGTAAAATATTAGTCTCTGAAGCAGAAATATTAGTTTCAGCCGGGCGTGGTTTAAAAAAACCTGAAAATTGGAGCATGATTGAAGAAATGGCTGAAATATTAGGGGCTGCCACAGCTTGTTCAAGACCAGTTACCGATTTAGATTGGAGACCTCATGAAGAACATGTAGGACAAACAGGAAAAGTTGTTGCCCCAAACTTATATTTTGCCATTGGAATATCAGGTGCAATCCAACATTTAGCTGGGGTAAACTCCTCAAAAGTAATAGTTTCGATAAATACTGATCCTGATGCACCAATGTTTGAAGCTTCAGATTATGGTATTGTAGGCGATGCTTTTCATGTTGTCCCTAAATTAATTGAGGCTTTTCGCAATCTAAAGAATAATTCTTGATATAAGAATTTTGGAAAATCATAAAACATCTATTGTTATTAGATCAAAAGTGCAAATTATAACACTGATATACAGCATTAT
This window harbors:
- a CDS encoding electron transfer flavoprotein subunit alpha/FixB family protein — its product is MSILIYTENWDGKFKKSTFELVSYANQIAKMLEIETIALSIGKVSNVELEKLSNYGASKIVSITEEKLDDFVSQAYKSAISEVAQKYQSNIIVFANNYNGRSISPRLAVNLRAGLASGCVELPKSIEPFVVTKKVYSGKAFADIQINTEIKILTLNQNSYKLVENSVDSQKEEFQPTIKDSDFGSKPIELKKSQGKILVSEAEILVSAGRGLKKPENWSMIEEMAEILGAATACSRPVTDLDWRPHEEHVGQTGKVVAPNLYFAIGISGAIQHLAGVNSSKVIVSINTDPDAPMFEASDYGIVGDAFHVVPKLIEAFRNLKNNS